TGGCGTCGTAGTCGAACCGAAGCCCGGCCCAATCAACCGGCACCTTGTGGCCAAGGACTGCCTGGGCCATGCGTGTAACAATGGCGACCTCGGACAGCACGTCCTTGGCAATAGGTTCAAGTGGACCGGCCGAACGGTGCACCGCACAGACAGTATCCTCCACTGTCACGAACTGCTCCACACCACGCTGCAGGTCCTTTTCGGTACGTCCAAGAGTGGGCAAGATCAGCGCCTGCTCACCCACCACCACATGTGATCGGTTCAGTTTGGTGGAGATCTGGACGGACAGGCGGGTCCGGCGCACAGCGTCCTCGGCCACCCCGGTATCGGAGATCGCGTGGACCAGGTTCCCGCCGAGCGCCACCAGGACCTTGATCCGGCCGTCCCGCATCCCGCGGATGCTGTCCACGGCATCCAGGCCGGGCTTCCGCGGCGGGTCAAAACCGAACTCGTCATGGAGCGCGTCCAGGAACCGTGGCGGCATCTTCTCCCAGATCCCCATGGTCCGGTCACCTTGTACGTTGCTATGGCCACGGATTGGGGAGGGGCCCGCACCGGGTTTGCCGATGTTGCCGCGAAGCAGGAGGAGGTTGATGATCTCTTTGATGGTGGCCACGGCCTTCTTGTGCTGAGTGATGCCCATGGCCCACGTAATGATGACCCTGTCAGCCCGGAGATACCTTTGTGCAAGTTCATCGATCTCGCTACTGGCCAAGCCCGTGGCCACCAGGACGTCCCGCTCAGCCAACGTGGCCAGGTGCGCTGCGAAGCCAACAAATCCCTGGCAATGCTCATCGATGAAAGTACGGTCGAGCACCGTGCCGGGAGCCGCGCTCTCCGCATCCAACACACGTTTGGAAACGGCCTGCAGCAACGCCATGTCCCCGGCAAGCCTGATCTGCAGGAACTGGTCCGCGAGGTCGGTTCCTTTTCCGAGCAGGCCGCGGGGACTCTGCGGGTTCCGGAAATTGATCAGCCCGGCTTCCGGGAGCGGATTGATGGCAACGATGTCTGCTCCCGCCCGTTTGGCCTCCTCCAACGCAGTGAGCATCCGCGGATGGCAGGTACCAGGGTTCTGGCCCATGATGATGATCAGGTTGGACTTGGCGAAATCCGCATAGGTGATAGCGGACTTACCTACGCCAATGGTCTCCCCCATCGCAACACCGGTGGACTCGTGGCACATGTTGGAGCAATCCGGGAGGTTGTTGGTCCCGAAAGCGCGAACGAAAAGCTGGTAGAGGAAGGCGGCTTCGTTGCTTGTCCGGCCACTGGTGTAGAACGTGGCCTCGTCCGGGGTGTCCAAGGCATGCAGTTCCTGGGCGATGATTCCAAACGCCTGGTCCCATCCGATGGGGACGTAATGGTCCGAACCCGCGGCCTTGTACACCGGTTCGACCAGCCTGCCCTGCTGTCCGAGCCAGTATTCCGAGCGCTGACCCAGCGATTGGACGGTATTGTCGGCCCAGAACTGGGAAGGAATCCTTAGTGGTTCGGCTTCCCAGCCGATGGCTTTGGCGCCGTTCTCGCAAAATTCCGCCGCCTTGCGTTCCGGCGGGTCCGGCCATGCGCAGCTCATGCAGTCGAAACCGTCCTTTTGGTTGACTGCTGTCAGCGTCTTCCACGCCCGCGAAGGCCCCATGTACGCCATGGCATGCGGAAGCGTTTCGCTGAGGCTTGGCAGACCGGCCGCGGACCTTTTCGGCGGGCCTACGCTGAGCCCTACATCCGAATCCTCCAGGGGTTCCTTCTTGCGGCCCATCGTTCCACCACGATTCCCGTGATTAGGTAGCTGATTCCCTCAGCCTAAACCCGGCATTCAAGCGACTCAACGGGGGCTGCGGTGACTAGCCCACAAGAGTCCGGAAGTCGCCGTCGAGCACGTCTGCGTAACCACGGTAGGCCTCAATCACTGCGTCTTCGACAGTCTTTACATCCACGTGCGGCAGAAGGTCGCTTGCAGCACCAGCGGTGGCCGGATCCCAGTCCAGTCCCAGGGCTGCGTAACTGGCCGTCAGGACCTCGCGGATGGGCTGCGAGTTCTCCACGACAATCACGGAACTGAAGAGCCAACCGCCGGAGACCACCCGCTGGGCCGTGCCGATCAGCTTGATCCGGTGCGCGGGGAAGTCCGGGTCCTCACCGTGGACGCTGAACTCTCCGGGGCAGTACTCTCCGGGGATCTCGCCGACGGCGGCATGGATGCCAACGCTTCGCAGCGCACCGGCCAGCAACTCGCCGAATTCTGAAAACCGGGCTTTGGCCCGGACGATGGCGTCCGGGTGTGGCTCCACATGATCGATTACCAACGAGCCCTCATGGTACGCGGCCGCCCGGCCACCGGCCTTCCGGACCAGGGGCTCGAACCCAAGCTCGCGGCAGGCCTCTTCGGCCGCGGCGAAGCCCGGCAGGTTCGCGTCGCGCTGGCCAAAGGCCACCGTCGGCTTCGGGCGGTACAGCCGCAGGGACGGCCCCAGTTGCCCGCTCCGGGTCCGTTTCAGGAGCTCCAGTGCGAAGTCGAGGTCCTCTGCAGCCCCCATGGATTCGGGCTGACGGTAAGCAGTAAGCTGCCCGAGCTCCGTCGTGGCCGCGTGCATCAACTCTTCCTCAGGGTCAGGATCTGCTCGGCCCGGCCGAAAGGCCCGCTGACGTCGTGGAGCACAGTGGATGTCAGGCCAATACCGTCTGCGCCGAAGGAGACCTTGTTATCCAGCCCCAACCACTCGCCCGCGGGTGCCCTGTACATGTGGATCTGCAGGTCAACGTTGGGGAAGATGTAGCTGTTTTCGCCGGGCGGAACACGGGCGGCGATGCCGTTGGCCGTATCCACCAGGCCCATCAGCCGTGCCAGGTCCGTGCTGTCATCCCGATCGGTCAGCGGGTGCGAGGTCCGGATCCACACCCGGCCGGAACCCGGACGGTGCCCTTCGGCCAAGCGCATTTCCAGGGAGCGGATATAGCCGCCGGGCCACACGCTGGCGCCGTCCCATGGTTTGCATTCGTCCGGAGCGGGCATCGGCTCATCTTCAACAGCGGCCACTGCGCTGGTGTCACTGGTAATCATCCGCCACGCAGCGGCACGGATGGCCACACGACCTCCTGCGGAGAGTTCGGCCTGGATGAGTTCGATAGTCCGGCCCGGCCTCAGCGTTGAGGTGGTGACCTGAAACTCGCCGCCGGGAATCAATCCCAGAATTTCGTAACTGATCCGTGCCAGGCGAACATCATTCCTGGGCTCGTGCCGGACCAAAGCATCAGCGATGATGCCAGAGGCCGGCGCCATGTGCTGTTCGTGCGGATTCCAGGCACCCTGGGCGTGGATCGTCGAGCGGTAGCGCCCCGCTCCCAATGATTCGTAGTAGAAATCGCCATCCGCCAAATCCGGTAATGCAGTACTCAATCCAAGCCTTTCGCCGATCCAGCTGTAGAACTCAGACCACTGTATCCGCTGATTTGGCCGCTGCCCGACGCCGGCGGAACACAACAACCCAGACCACCACTGCTGCCAATGCGGCAACGCCCAGCGCAGCACCCACAGGTGACGCCGCTGCCACCGCTAGCCAGGCTTCCAGTGCAGCGAGGCCAATGGTCGCATACAGCAGGGCCCAGACCACCGAACCAATAACGGCTGCCGGCAGGTAGCGGCGCAGCGGCATACGGGCCGCGCCGGCTGCCAGGTTGATGGCCGTCTGCAAGCCGATCGTCAGGAAGGAAAGCACGACGGCGTACGGCCCCCACCTCTGGATGAGGGCCTGCGCGCGGGCTGCTTTGGGTCGCTCCAAGGAATTGCCGAAGCGGGTGTGGGCGAACCCAGCAACCGCTCCCCGGCCAATCCAATAGGTGACGTTAACGCGGATCATGACAATGGCGAAGAGCGCTGCGAGGGCGACGCCTAAGGGCAAGCTCATGATCTGGTCCACTCGACTTAGGCTACCCTAAGCACCGGCTCTCCGTGGATTTGGTCCATGGGGTTGGCCTGATGGAACCCTAGAATGAGTCCATGGATCTCCGCGACGCCGCCCAGGAGCTATATGCCGTCATGCCTCGCGACTTCACCGCCCAGCGGACAGCGTTGGCCCGGAAAGCCAAAGATGACGGCGAAAAGGACCTCGCCAAGGAGATCAGCAGCCTATCCAAGCCAGCCGCGGGCGCCTGGGCCATCAACATGCTGGCCGTTCACAAACCTGAGGTAATTGACGGCGTCGTGCGCTTTGGCGTGTCCCTCCGATCTGCGCAGGAAGCGTTGGACGCAGAAGCTTTCCGCTCACTCGGACAGCAACGCCAAGGTGAGCTGACGTCGGCCGTGCACGCAGCCAAAGACCTAGCGGGCGAGCTGGGAGCGCCGCTGAGTGCGGCAGCGGCTGCCGACGTCGAACAGACCCTCAGGGCGGCGATGGCTGATGCCGGAGCCGCCGCGGCCGTGGCGACTGGCAGGCTGGTACGGGGGCTGAGCGGGAGCGGATTCGAGTCAGTGGACCTGACGGATGCGGTGGCTGCGGCCGGGCCCGGGGACACCGCTATCGCGGAAGCCGAAGCTGCGCCGAAAGAGGCGGCCACGCCAAAGAAGCGGGATAGGCCGGAACCTGCCAAGGAAACACGGGCGCCCAAAAAGGCATCCCAGGAAGAAGCTACCTCCTTGGCCGATCGGCGGGCAGCCAAGCGGACGGCGGCGCTGGAAGAAGCCCGCACCGACTTCGAGGCGGCCGATCAAGAGGCTCGGGAAGCCGAAGGAGCGGCAGCCGAGGCGTGGGATGTCGTGAAGGACCTGACGGACCGGCGGGCGAAACTCAAATCCGACATCGAGGAAGCCAAGCGCCGCCTGGCGGAGCTGGAGGCCGAACTGATCGGCCTCACCAGGGACGCGGACACCGCCGAATCCACCAGGAAGCTCGCGGTCAGGGCCGCGACGCAGCAACGACGCACCGCGGACCAGGCCCAACGACGCGTAGAGCGGTTGAGTTAGTCCTTCTTCTTGACCGGCGACTTTTGCAAGTGGTGGGTTGCGGGCCCCTCAAGGTACTTGCCCTCCGGAGTGAACCGCGAACCGTGCAACGGACAGTCCCACGACTTCTCCGCATCGTTCCAATCCAGCAGTCCGCCCAGGTGTGCGCAGCTGGCGGACACCATGCAGACTTTTCCGTCCACGGTGGACACAGCCGCTGGCTCGCCCTTATAGAGGCCGACGACGCCGCTCCCCTCGGGCGGGTGGGTTTCGTCCGTGATCTCCGGGTTGGCTTTGACCTTGGATTTGTCCTCCACCATCCTGCGGGCGATGTCCGCGTTATGCCGGATGGCTTCGGCCGCCCCCTTGGGCGAGGTGACCCGGTGGTGGATGGTGGTGGCCCAGTCAGAGTGGCCGCCCAAAATGTCCGAAGTGATGGACAGGGCCGCCGCAACCCCGTTGCTCATGCCCCATTTGTTGTATCCGGTTCCGAAGAAGATCCGCCCCTTGCCGCGGGGAAGTTTGCCAAAGAAAGGCATGAGGTTGGTCGCCTGGTAGTCCTGGGCGGACCACATATGGGTGACCTCGGCCCCCGGATAGTGCTGGCTGGCCCATCCGAGGAGATCGTCCAGATGTTGTCGTGGCGATGTCGCCCGGCCACCAGCGTGCCCGTAACCGCCCACCAGCAACAGTTCCGCCTCCGCTGCCGGGTAGGTGCGCTGGGACCGCGTGGGCGAATCAATGGACAGGTACATGCCTTGGGGAATGGCACCCGGCACCCTCAAAGCGGCCGCGTAGGATCGGTTCGGCTCCAACTTGGCGAAGTACAGGCCGCGGTCCAGGATGGGTGTGCCCGTCGCGAGGACCACTGTGTCCGCGGTGAAACTGCCCTTCCTGGTGGTGACGCTCAGGGGACGGTCGCCACTGACGTTTTGAACCTGCACCCCTTCAACAACCAGGCCGCCATGTTCCCGGATATCCCGGGCCAAGGCATCTAGGACCTCCATGGGATGGATCTGCGCCTGGCCCTCAAGTTCCAGCGCCTCCACTACCTTGAACGGCAGGCCGGCGTCACGGCTGAAATGGACATCCAACCCTGCGTCCCGCGAGACCGCAGCTTCCTTCCGGAGCCGCTGGCCGCCGTCGTCGGTGGTTGCGAAGGTGATGGCTGTACGGCGCTGGAACGGGACAGCTTGCTGCTCCATGTACTGGGTGAGCCACGCCTGCCCCGTCTTGTTGGCCTCCACATACGCCTGCACCACCTTCAGCGGGTACTGGCTGCGCAGGGCTGACAACGCCCCGCCTTGCAGGAGGCTCAACTTGCCGGTGGTGTTGCCTGTGGTCACCGCCCCCAGCGTTCGGGCTTCGAAAACCACCACTCGCTGGCCGGACCGGGACAACAGCAGCGCAGCCACCATCCCCGTGATGCCCGCTCCCACCACTATCGAGTCAAAGTGCTTCTCCTGTGGAACGGGGTCGGACTTAAAGACGGATTCCCTGTCCAACCACAGTGATTTCATCGAACAACCTGCCTCTCAATTCACGGAATTGGCACGTGGCATGTGTTGATGGAAACGGTAGGCGGCCCGCTGGTGCTTATCAAGGGTCTATGGTGCGGCGGCAAGGCCAGCGGCATATTGCAGTTCAAGGTCCGGGTCGCCTGCCCACCGCTCCAGCACCCGGTCAGCCCTCTCCCTTGCCAAACCCTCAAGCCTGGCCAGCAGTGGCCGCACCACATCTTTGGCCAAGGGATCCACCAGTTCCCGGGTTCCGGCCCGCCGGATAAAGCCTTCAATGCGGGTCAGGTCCGTGTTGACCAGCAAAGCCACCTTGCTCTGGAGCAGGACCACCGCTGCCAGCCGCCGCTCGAACACCGGCTCTTCCCAGAGTTCTGTGCTCAGGGCGGTGATGTCGTCGTGGCTAAGATTCTTGTATCTTTTCAGGGCATCGCGGATTGTTCCGCGTACTGCGCCCACCGATGCCCCATAGACTTTCAAGCCTTCGCCGAGGCGCTCGCTGAGCTCGGCAGCTTTCTCCCAGGTCGATTCCATCTGCAGCGTGTAGTCCACGAATTCACCGGCTTCACTCACCCGCCTATTTTGTCAGAGCCTCCCCCTACCGTGGTTTTACCAGCCACTGACAGGAGACATATGCCGTCCCAAGAGCTCGCCGCCGAGGCGTCATTCCCAGGTGTTCCCGCCGCATCGTCGATGCCCGACTGGTACCCCACCCTGCTCGACACCGTGGCGCGGGAAGTCCGCGTAGGCCGCACCCGGGCGATGGCGGCGGCCAATAGCGAGCTGTTGAATTCCTACTGGAGCATCGGGCGGCAACTGGCCGAACGCGAATCTGAGCAAGGCTGGGGCGCCAAGGTGGTCACGCGGTTGTCTGCCGATATCCGCACGCGGTTCCCCGAAGCGAAGGGCTTCTCCCCCAGGAACCTGCGGTACATGAAAAGCTTCGCGCAGGCGTGGCCGGAATTCCCAATGTTGCAAGCGCCGCTTGCAACATTGCCCTGGTACCACCAGATCGCACTGCTGGAAAAGCTCGACGACGCCGCCACGCGCCTTTGGTACGCCGCGGCGGCTGCCCAGCACGGATGGTCGCGCAACGTTTTGACGCACCAGATCTCCACCCGATTGCACGAGCGCTCCGGGCAGGCCATCACCAACTTCGCTTCCACCATGGTCCGTGCGGACTCCGACCTTGCGCAGCAGGCAACCAAAGACCCCTACGTTTTTGACTTCCTGGCCATGACCGATCGACACACCGAGAGGGATCTGGAGGTCCAGTTGGTGAAGCATGTGGAGAAATTCCTGCTGGAGCTGGGCCAGGGGTTCGCCTTTGTTGGCGAGCAGGTCCGGCTGGAAATCGCCGGCGACGAGTTCTTCGCGGACCTCCTCTTCTACCACCTGAAACTGCGCTGCTACATGGTGATTGAACTCAAGGCAGTGAAGTTCGAACCCGGGTTCCTGGGGCAGCTGGGCATGTACATGGCAGCCGTGGATGACCTGATGGCGCACCCGGACGACAAGCCAACCATTGGGTTGCTGCTGTGCAAGGAGAAGAACAGCGTGGTGGCCGAGTACGCGCTTCGTGGCTTCAACGCACCCGTGGGCATCGCGGAATGGAAGACCTCACTTGCGGATTCCTTGCCGGACGAGCTGGTGTCCAGCCTGCCCAGCATCGAGACGTTGGAGGCAGAGCTCGCGAGCGAAGCCGCCCGGTTGCGGGGCTAGACCACAAGTTGGTGCTTGACGGTCGTCTTGTCCAAGGCTTCTTGAAGTTGCGATATCGGGCCCGTGATTCTGG
This Paenarthrobacter sp. GOM3 DNA region includes the following protein-coding sequences:
- a CDS encoding FAD-dependent oxidoreductase, with protein sequence MKSLWLDRESVFKSDPVPQEKHFDSIVVGAGITGMVAALLLSRSGQRVVVFEARTLGAVTTGNTTGKLSLLQGGALSALRSQYPLKVVQAYVEANKTGQAWLTQYMEQQAVPFQRRTAITFATTDDGGQRLRKEAAVSRDAGLDVHFSRDAGLPFKVVEALELEGQAQIHPMEVLDALARDIREHGGLVVEGVQVQNVSGDRPLSVTTRKGSFTADTVVLATGTPILDRGLYFAKLEPNRSYAAALRVPGAIPQGMYLSIDSPTRSQRTYPAAEAELLLVGGYGHAGGRATSPRQHLDDLLGWASQHYPGAEVTHMWSAQDYQATNLMPFFGKLPRGKGRIFFGTGYNKWGMSNGVAAALSITSDILGGHSDWATTIHHRVTSPKGAAEAIRHNADIARRMVEDKSKVKANPEITDETHPPEGSGVVGLYKGEPAAVSTVDGKVCMVSASCAHLGGLLDWNDAEKSWDCPLHGSRFTPEGKYLEGPATHHLQKSPVKKKD
- a CDS encoding VTT domain-containing protein; translation: MSLPLGVALAALFAIVMIRVNVTYWIGRGAVAGFAHTRFGNSLERPKAARAQALIQRWGPYAVVLSFLTIGLQTAINLAAGAARMPLRRYLPAAVIGSVVWALLYATIGLAALEAWLAVAAASPVGAALGVAALAAVVVWVVVFRRRRAAAKSADTVV
- a CDS encoding DNA alkylation repair protein; translation: MSEAGEFVDYTLQMESTWEKAAELSERLGEGLKVYGASVGAVRGTIRDALKRYKNLSHDDITALSTELWEEPVFERRLAAVVLLQSKVALLVNTDLTRIEGFIRRAGTRELVDPLAKDVVRPLLARLEGLARERADRVLERWAGDPDLELQYAAGLAAAP
- a CDS encoding PDDEXK nuclease domain-containing protein, which codes for MPSQELAAEASFPGVPAASSMPDWYPTLLDTVAREVRVGRTRAMAAANSELLNSYWSIGRQLAERESEQGWGAKVVTRLSADIRTRFPEAKGFSPRNLRYMKSFAQAWPEFPMLQAPLATLPWYHQIALLEKLDDAATRLWYAAAAAQHGWSRNVLTHQISTRLHERSGQAITNFASTMVRADSDLAQQATKDPYVFDFLAMTDRHTERDLEVQLVKHVEKFLLELGQGFAFVGEQVRLEIAGDEFFADLLFYHLKLRCYMVIELKAVKFEPGFLGQLGMYMAAVDDLMAHPDDKPTIGLLLCKEKNSVVAEYALRGFNAPVGIAEWKTSLADSLPDELVSSLPSIETLEAELASEAARLRG
- a CDS encoding FdhF/YdeP family oxidoreductase, coding for MGRKKEPLEDSDVGLSVGPPKRSAAGLPSLSETLPHAMAYMGPSRAWKTLTAVNQKDGFDCMSCAWPDPPERKAAEFCENGAKAIGWEAEPLRIPSQFWADNTVQSLGQRSEYWLGQQGRLVEPVYKAAGSDHYVPIGWDQAFGIIAQELHALDTPDEATFYTSGRTSNEAAFLYQLFVRAFGTNNLPDCSNMCHESTGVAMGETIGVGKSAITYADFAKSNLIIIMGQNPGTCHPRMLTALEEAKRAGADIVAINPLPEAGLINFRNPQSPRGLLGKGTDLADQFLQIRLAGDMALLQAVSKRVLDAESAAPGTVLDRTFIDEHCQGFVGFAAHLATLAERDVLVATGLASSEIDELAQRYLRADRVIITWAMGITQHKKAVATIKEIINLLLLRGNIGKPGAGPSPIRGHSNVQGDRTMGIWEKMPPRFLDALHDEFGFDPPRKPGLDAVDSIRGMRDGRIKVLVALGGNLVHAISDTGVAEDAVRRTRLSVQISTKLNRSHVVVGEQALILPTLGRTEKDLQRGVEQFVTVEDTVCAVHRSAGPLEPIAKDVLSEVAIVTRMAQAVLGHKVPVDWAGLRFDYDAIRDHISRVVPGFEGFNTRIREKDGFVLPHGPRDSRTFPTATGKALFTVNQLETIGVPAGRLLLQTIRSHDQFNTTTYSMNDRYRGIKKGRMVLLVSPEDLAGLGFEDGGYVDVHSEADDGKDRVLRQLRLVSYPTARGCAAAYFPEANVLVPLDSTAEDSNTPASKSVVIRLEPADAPDFGTPAGSGR
- a CDS encoding thioesterase family protein translates to MSTALPDLADGDFYYESLGAGRYRSTIHAQGAWNPHEQHMAPASGIIADALVRHEPRNDVRLARISYEILGLIPGGEFQVTTSTLRPGRTIELIQAELSAGGRVAIRAAAWRMITSDTSAVAAVEDEPMPAPDECKPWDGASVWPGGYIRSLEMRLAEGHRPGSGRVWIRTSHPLTDRDDSTDLARLMGLVDTANGIAARVPPGENSYIFPNVDLQIHMYRAPAGEWLGLDNKVSFGADGIGLTSTVLHDVSGPFGRAEQILTLRKS
- a CDS encoding lipoate--protein ligase family protein — translated: MHAATTELGQLTAYRQPESMGAAEDLDFALELLKRTRSGQLGPSLRLYRPKPTVAFGQRDANLPGFAAAEEACRELGFEPLVRKAGGRAAAYHEGSLVIDHVEPHPDAIVRAKARFSEFGELLAGALRSVGIHAAVGEIPGEYCPGEFSVHGEDPDFPAHRIKLIGTAQRVVSGGWLFSSVIVVENSQPIREVLTASYAALGLDWDPATAGAASDLLPHVDVKTVEDAVIEAYRGYADVLDGDFRTLVG